The following coding sequences are from one Triticum dicoccoides isolate Atlit2015 ecotype Zavitan chromosome 4A, WEW_v2.0, whole genome shotgun sequence window:
- the LOC119284880 gene encoding uncharacterized protein LOC119284880 has protein sequence MAMVPNGLLPNASAGVTRRLDPDRWAVAESRTAELIARIQPNAYSEGRRHAVYNYVQRLIMNCLSCQVFTFGSVPLKTYLPDGDIDVTAFSNSEELKDTWANLVRDALEREEKSENAEFCVKEVQYIQAEVKLIKCLVDNIVVDISFNQVGGLCTLCFLEQVDSLINQNHLFKRSIILVKAWCFYESRILGAHHGLISTYALETLVLYIFHVFNNCFTGPLEVLYRFLEFFSNFDWEKFCLSLWGPVPISSLPDMTAEPPRMDTGELLLTKAFLDRCNHLYGVMPRTQENQGQPFVSKHFNVIDPLRANNNLGRSVSKGNYFRIRSAFSFGAKRLAKLLECPNEDLIAEVNQFFTNTLTRHGSGNRPDAPTPNLFPKHALKVVPAEASNSHENATMPKKKIEKPKLRANQGSLTEGSHSYAEPISQQPQRSDLRPRNSPKAIHPAVSHAQHQKVNVTQPNTKVSEPLERNRSGGSMPSERDGRMPNALFVNGRNGQNMSPFARTQSSPELTDPSIDGYSCGRRTRVVEMEKPVNNDYNSRRNNLVPEVPSNHSTKSSQDESMSSMNSSSHPSAKAASESNSVSSSYHEDNGFVINEELPSVSEASEMQQEEHALVNLMASAKLHGFNGQAQLPMQLPSHMSVASLPLLPPTAFPQKPFAGIPPTSLIGSQWLHNMQFLQGFVPPPMAHYTYNPSFAPNTEDGNESEKSTTSDSNLDLGNTQYEYGIRLSRNFNHEGRDSHVHHFDDNNRSSSPNGVSAPPLDRQMQYTVEDSGVVEENYTNMFQNQTSREVRRNAPMSSGNLRTTSQPSSSKSKPLSESSWDERAAKTSRASRDKWEKKPAFPAPATTTLSISKTGWQTGNTSDHMPAEADEGARNGVVVPVIRHEASDIATGSVSSDPSRTSQVRNDFNASWMPNPMFAPFLIGSSQQRQADNSGLTFVPTGPPVPFVVLPFVPGNSDGSVPQFEGNDGIDQFPVNVAVQNFSSLNDVHQPDNSATSTASSSTVANPSYDHKPDILNSDIASHWQNLQYGRFCQDARPMGPVLYPFAVPPGYMQGHVPWDGPGRPPSPNVNWTQMVGPGQRAFPMMPIQPASERVTAVPPHYGEHAPRYRGGTGTYLPNPKVPFRDRERPSSSRYFRGGYNSDKGDNSDKEGSWANSRQRNTGRNYGRSQSERYGMRSDRQTTDEGQFDRQRRSYRNDSHRHEAGAQYLGQGQSHGSTNSTHRPGNIAHGVYSSPYAVPNGVGASDSPYFMVYPYEPAANHGSSSEPLEFGSLGPISMADDGDLPQPTRQVMANGFYGQRHTAFRASSSHSSPDQPSSPQPRR, from the exons ATGGCCATGGTGCCCAACGGGCTCCTTCCCAATGCGTCGGCGGGGGTGACGCGGCGCCTCGACCCCGACCGCTGGGCCGTCGCCGAGTCCCGGACCGCCGAGCTGATCGCGCGCATCCAGCCCAACGCCTACTCCGAGGGCCGGAGGCACGCTGTCTACAACTACGTGCAGCGCCTCATCATGAACTGCCTCTCCTGCCAG GTTTTTACTTTTGGATCAGTCCCTCTGAAGACTTACTTACCGGATGGTGACATTGATGTCACCGCTTTCAGTAATAGCGAAGAATTAAAGGATACCTGGGCAAATCTAGTTAGGGATGCTTTGGAGCGTGAAGAGAAAAGTGAAAATGCTGAATTTTGTGTAAAAGAAGTTCAGTATATTCAGGCGGAG GTAAAGCTTATCAAGTGTCTTGTGGACAACATTGTTGTTGATATCTCATTTAACCAAGTTGGTGGATTGTGTACACTTTGTTTCCTTGAACAG GTTGATAGCTTGATCAATCAAAACCATTTATTCAAGCGGAGTATCATATTGGTAAAGGCATGGTGTTTCTACGAGAGTCGTATTCTTGGAGCTCACCATGGTCTTATATCTACTTATGCATTGGAGACCCTTGTTCTGTACATATTTCACGTGTTCAACAACTGTTTTACTGGACCACTTGAG GTGTTATACCGTTTCTTGGAATTCTTTAGCAACTTTGATTGGGAGAAATTTTGTTTGAGTTTGTGGGGGCCAGTTCCTATAAGTTCACTTCCAGATATGACTG CGGAACCCCCGCGGATGGACACTGGTGAATTGTTGCTGACCAAGGCCTTCCTGGATAGATGCAATCATCTGTATGGAGTTATGCCTCGCACCCAGGAGAACCAGGGTCAACCATTTGTTTCAAAGCACTTCAATGTTATTGATCCCTTACGAGCAAATAACAATCTTGGAAGAAGTGTCAGTAAAG GCAATTACTTTAGAATACGCAGTGCCTTTTCTTTTGGGGCAAAAAGGCTGGCAAAGTTACTTGAATGTCCAAATGAAGATCTAATTGCTGAAGTAAATCAGTTCTTTACAAATACATTGACAAGACATGGGAGCGGGAACCGTCCCGACGCACCTACACCAAATCTGTTTCCTAAACATGCTCTGAAGGTTGTCCCTGCTGAAGCGTCAAACAGCCACGAAAATGCAACAATGCCCAAGAAGAAGATAGAAAAACCTAAACTTCGAGCTAATCAGGGCAGTCTCACTGAAGGTTCTCACAGCTATGCTGAACCTATTTCTCAACAACCTCAGAGAAGTGATCTACGCCCTCGGAATTCACCAAAGGCAATTCATCCTGCTGTTTCTCATGCACAACACCAAAAAGTTAATGTGACACAACCCAACACCAAGGTCTCTGAACCGCTTGAAAGGAACAGGTCTGGTGGATCAATGCCAAGTGAAAGGGATGGGAGAATGCCAAATGCTCTCTTTGTTAATGGCCGAAATGGGCAGAACATGTCTCCATTTGCAAGAACCCAGTCTAGTCCTGAACTGACAGACCCTTCTATTGATGGATATTCTTGTGGAAGGCGAACTAGAGTGGTAGAAATGGAGAAGCCTGTGAACAATGATTACAATAGTAGAAGGAATAACTTAGTCCCAGAAGTGCCTAGCAACCACAGCACTAAATCCTCACAGGATGAGTCAATGTCTTCCATGAACAGTTCATCTCACCCTAGTGCAAAAGCAGCTTCTGAATCAAATAGTGTTTCCAGCAGCTATCATGAAGACAATGGTTTCGTGATTAACGAAGAACTTCCTTCTGTATCTGAGGCATCGGAGATGCAGCAGGAGGAACATGCTCTAGTTAATCTAATGGCATCAGCAAAGTTGCATGGTTTCAATGGACAGGCTCAATTGCCAATGCAATTACCTTCTCATATGTCTGTAGCATCTTTGCCCTTACTGCCTCCAACAGCTTTTCCTCAAAAACCTTTTGCCGGGATTCCACCAACTAGCTTAATTGGGAGCCAGTGGTTGCACAACATGCAGTTTCTCCAAGGATTTGTTCCACCACCTATGGCCCATTATACTTACAACCCTTCGTTTGCACCAAACACAGAGGATGGTAATGAGAGTGAAAAAAGTACTACATCAGATTCGAATCTTGATCTTGGCAACACTCAGTATGAGTATGGTATTCGGTTGTCTAGAAATTTCAACCATGAAGGAAGGGATTCACATGTGCATCATTTTGATGACAACAACCGTTCCTCTTCACCTAATGGTGTATCTGCCCCCCCCTTGGACAGGCAGATGCAATATACTGTTGAGGATAGCGGAGTAGTAGAGGAAAACTATACTAACATGTTTCAAAATCAAACAAGTAGAGAAGTCAGGAGAAATGCCCCCATGAGTAGTGGAAATTTGAGAACTACTTCACAACCCAGTTCTTCCAAAAGCAAACCTCTGTCAGAGAGTTCGTGGGATGAAAGAGCTGCAAAGACATCACGAGCTTCGAGGGACAAATGGGAAAAAAAGCCTGCCTTTCCAGCCCCTGCCACAACCACACTCAGCATAAGTAAGACTGGTTGGCAGACAGGAAATACCAGTGACCATATGCCGGCAGAAGCTGATGAAGGCGCCAGGAATGGTGTTGTAGTGCCAGTTATTAGGCATGAAGCTTCTGACATAGCAACAGGGTCTGTCTCGTCAGATCCATCAAGAACTAGTCAAGTACGGAATGATTTTAACGCATCATGGATGCCTAATCCCATGTTTGCACCTTTTCTTATTGGTTCCTCTCAGCAGAGGCAAGCTGATAACTCTGGACTGACTTTTGTCCCAACAGGTCCACCAGTTCCTTTTGTTGTGCTCCCATTTGTTCCTGGCAATAGTGATGGATCTGTTCCACAGTTCGAGGGAAATGACGGAATTGATCAGTTTCCTGTCAATGTTGCTGTTCAAAATTTTAGTTCACTCAATGATGTTCACCAACCTGATAACAGTGCTACCTCAACAGCATCATCCAGTACTGTAGCTAATCCATCTTATGATCACAAGCCTGACATTCTAAACAGTGATATTGCCAGTCATTGGCAGAATTTACAATATGGACGATTCTGCCAAGATGCACGCCCCATGGGTCCTGTATTATACCCTTTTGCAGTGCCTCCAGGGTACATGCAAGGGCATGTTCCATGGGATGGGCCTGGAAGACCACCTTCACCGAATGTCAACTGGACACAGATGGTGGGTCCTGGCCAAAGAGCCTTTCCTATGATGCCAATACAGCCTGCTTCAGAAAGAGTTACTGCTGTTCCTCCGCACTATGGAGAGCATGCACCCAGATACCGTGGTGGAACAGGAACCTACTTGCCAAATCCT AAGGTTCCATTTAGGGACCGAGAGCGTCCCTCGAGTTCAAGATACTTCAGAGGAGGTTATAATAGTGACAAGGGTGACAATAGTGATAAAGAAGGAAGTTGGGCAAACTCAAGACAACGAAATACAGGCCGCAACTATGGACGTAGCCAGTCAGAGAGGTATGGCATGAGGTCTGATAGGCAGACAACAGATGAAGGTCAGTTTGACAGGCAGCGGAGATCCTATAGAAATGACTCACACAGGCATGAGGC